Within the Salvia hispanica cultivar TCC Black 2014 chromosome 4, UniMelb_Shisp_WGS_1.0, whole genome shotgun sequence genome, the region aataatttttgcCTTCGAGTGACTCATCTCCTCGTCACATGGGCCAGCCGATATGGGCCGACATGATCATGACCCGCTCCTAACCCGCATTGAGAAACAGGCCCACCCAAAAAGTGGAGTGTTTTTTAGTTACGATAGCTCAACCGCCACATTGCCGCCACGACGGCGACCGCTCCGCCCACCACGTGTCCATATGTGGACGGCGCAGAGCTCACCTCCAACGCACCTTCATACACCATGTTGCCGTCAAACGCCGTATTGCTGCcacccgccgccgccgtcgatTCCGACGAAGACTTTTGACTGCATCAAGATTATAGAAATTCCTTAAGAAATacagtagtagtagtagtaaatcacaaaattattttaaaaaaattaacacagCCACGTGTTTGTCTGCTATTGGCTACTGCAGAGCCGACCGTTACAAACGAAAGCTACTTTATTCAAGGtgtgagaaaataaatttacaatattattcctaattaataaacaaaattactcTCCAATCAATTATTAAACTGTTAATTCTACCGGCTGATTACGAAATATGACCAAATCTTTCCACTAGCGTTACATCTTTTTTGATTCATACATTTCATCTCACCTATGAAAACGATATATTGCTATTTAACAAATCCAATAATTCATAATGCAAGTGGAATTCAttataatagtactccctccgttccacagtaatagagacatatcattttttgcactcgttttaaaagaatgatactccctccttccccgattaagagtcacactttgaccggatacgagttttaagaaatgtaaagaaaaattaattgaaaaagttagtgaaatgtgtgacctgcttactatttatggaaaaatgaaGCATGACTCTTAATTAGGGAtgaaccgaaatggaaaagtgtgactcttaatcggggacggagggaataataaatagttaaaatggagagggagtaaaacaagagaaagaataatgtagagaaaagttttatctacaatattctctcaTACTGTactttttatcaattttagttatttataattattttttcaaaatgaatgcGCAAGATAAAATGTTTCTATGAAACGGAAGTAGTAGTAATCATTAGTGCTACTTTGATCCAACTGTAATCTAACGTATATTCATTTCATCAAATTGAGGGGGTATTTTGGTAAATTCACCTGGTGTTAGGCGAGGGGCAGAAGGAGATGATGTAGTCGGCGCCGGCGCAGGTGAAGGTGCTGGTGAGGTCGTCGTACGCGTAGCTGTACGCCTGCGGGCACGCGCGCTTGAACGTCTGCGCGTACTGCGACGGCCTGCACGCGGCCGGCGTGCCGTACGCGCCGCTGCAGCAGTACTGATCGCCGCCGAACGCGTCGCACGCGCTCCTGCACGCGATTCGCTCCCCGCCGGCGCTCGCCACGCGCAGCTCCGCCGGACAGTCGCCGTTCAGATCCGCGCCGCACTCCGCCTTGCTGCAGTTCGCGCCGCTGCCGCCCTGCGGCGCGACCAGGATCGGGAGGTTGTAGCCGTCGACGAGGCTCAGATCGTAGAAATCCTTCCCGGCGTCGCCGTCGAGCGTGAATTCAGCCAGCGTCGCCGGCGTCGCCGCGTTGCCGCCGGCGCACTCGAGCTTGCCCGATCCGCAATCGCCGGTCAGGCAGGTGAATTTTCCGGACGGATCTTCGGAGCAGTGCGTGCGCCCCCAAAATCGGCCGCCCCAGGCCGACGGCGCGGTGATGATTCTGGATTCGCCGGTCTGCAGCGCGAAGCCGGTGGTGGGGAGCTGAGAGATCCCGGCGTTGGAGAGAATGCCTGGCCACACTGTGAACTTGCATTTGTTGACGAATGTGAATGTGGCTGATGAATACACTTCTGAAACAAAAATTTTGCAGTAATTCGTTAGAAATTGAATCAATGTAATTGATTGAAGTTTTTGTGATTCAAAAGCTTAATTACTTACCTGCTATGAAGGAATTTGAAAGAATTAGGAAGATAATATGGAAGTAAAGCTTTCCCATGTGATGTGAGAAAGATTTTTGAAATGGAAACAGGAAAATAATTGTGTTACAGAATGAGAAGCAGAGGATGAATGGAGAAAGAGAAGTTTTTTTGGGGGAAAGGGTGATGGAGgtatttataatactactaagGTGCTTTGCTGATATCACCTTTTAGATTAATAATTTTCCTTTAAATTAGTTTAGCTAAAAGTAAAACATTAGATTGAGAGTGagtgtataaccataaaaatatgggaaaacttgttaaaaaacaaatttaagtAATGTGTTTATTAATTCTTTAGAAATAATCAGTGTTTTAAATAACAATTCGATCGCTTCAGTCGCGAATCAGtgcttgttttgttttataggAGTACAATAAAACTCTCAACTTTTGAGTTATTTTGCTGAACAGAGAAACGTGAACAGTTAGGACGATTGAACCGAtcaaccattttttatttttatgtttatattagtggaaaattgttttacaaataattgttttttttaatactgcatttatatttcaataggGTGCCATactagagaataaagtactaTGCTAAAGACATGAATacgaattttcaattttaaaataatattaatatcaatgaGAATTTATCGTGTCAACATTTTTATGGTATAATAATTGGCGCTCAAATACAAAAATGATTGTCGCAATATTTAGTTAGAAGAAACGGAATTGCTGCTGGCGGCTCTCTCAGCATTTCCATTCTcttattacaattttaaatctAGAAGTCATAATTGCCGACTGTTAATGTTAATCaacaagttaattaattaaataattaagatcATCAAAGTGCACGTTTTAATTGAgttttcttacttttatttgGACATGAAATCATGAGATGGGATAATGTTTCTTGCTCTGTTGTTTTCAAAATAGGTCAACATGCATATAAACAGAGAAATTCGATTGATTTTCTTCTCATTGTAGTAGAAAATTCTAACATTACAGATGAGGAAGAATTTACAAAGGTCAACAGTCAAATGGATGCTATAATAgtcaaacataaaaatgatcATAATCATGTTTTAAGTACGTAATTTCCATTACAAATCAAAAGTTGATGTCACAAAATAGACACGTACAATGTATTTTACGGAGATCGTTTTGGCCTCAACATAGTACTgcctccgtcccctaaaatttgtcccactttgatttgacacgaattttaagaaatataatggaaattgagttgaaaaagttaatggtttgtgagtcctatttttatatattactttttataataaaatatgaataggaatgagttagtagaatatgatgTCCActattaaaagtgaaatgagataaattttagggacggacgaaaatagaaaaatgagataaatttttagagactgtactgtatttttaattttgtagtgTCAAGAATTAGAGGGGTTCCTCAAATTCTAATCTCTTTTGCAATATCATTACAAAAGATTGTACTTTTTGGTCTTATCATTTTTTTGTCTTACCATTATCccaatatcattttattaatggaAGATGATTAAATGGCTGGCTACGAAAAAGTTACCTAGTTGTAGCTCaaatagattaattttgtgttaaattaattagacgACAAACTTTAGTGATAAACGCTTTACAGCAAAATATTAATCCTCATTCCATTTAACTAATAAATCAATCACATGGAAGTAGGTAccgttttgttttatttcaataaCGTTTTTTCAATTCGAATAATTAGTATTGAGAGATACCATGGCCCATGGGAAAAAAATCTGATTTCTTTATCTGCATTCGCATTTATATaatgatatgatatttttcagTTACGAGTTATTTTTCAATTACGagttatttttcatttttttttcacaaaaaatttaCGATGAACACATCTTCTTATTGAAGAAATGTTACACTTAGTTCAAATCTagttgaaaaagaaaatgttaattcatttatatatcGTTTATTGATTACACTTGCCTATTCATTATGTAGTGCAATATTATCAGCTTTTATAAAGAATTCACTACATTCACAATGAGATTTTTCgcattttaagaaaataaaatttacgcTCGTCATGAATTCAGACCCTGGTGTTGCACGCACCCGACAATGAGATATGTTCATTGTGGAGCTTTGTAGTCGTAGGgctgaaaataatttttcgttctcataataaaattaagggttttatttaaacattaatatttttatttgagttaacATAACACTATACAGTgatatttattctaattttacttCAATCTCATATCAACATTTCCATGATAAGCCCGACCACCATCATAGATTTTTTGTAGTCCATCACAATAATATCACTCAACATAGTGAGATCATGGCTTACGTAATTGATTCACCAATAATCCAAGACATTTAATTCTCCtatttggtaaagtaataaTGCTACTTATATACAGTGCACACCAATTATAAATTGCACCAAACTACTAactatttgaataaaaaattaccatTTTCTGATTGGAAATAATTAGGTGGTTTTTCTGCTGTCTTCCAACAATTTGGGCATTGCTACTTTGTTACAATAATTTAGCAGGATGCAATTCAATAACGCAATTATCtgtttgattattttagtttcattgAATCATATAGTCAAAATATAGAAGAAAGTAAAGAGAAAGTACTAACGTACGTGTTTGGATATAAATAACAGTAAATTTGAACGAATCTAATGCTTTGAAAGAAGACGATTTATGATCCGACAATTCATGACAGCTACCAAATCTAGTGAAAATTCAGAGATTCGCCACACTTTTTGACAACAGAAAATATAATCCAATAACAAACGAAAgcatgtataaatatatagattttcataaattatttttggaaattaaaagacaaaaaagattttaaggataattggtcaaatttcatgaattttaagCCTGTATGCTACTCATCTGGGAGTTGATCGGCAAGACCTCGGAGAAAACGAGTGAGAGACCTTCGTGCATTGGTGTCTGCTTCCACCCTCTCTTCGGCGTTCTGTGCTGATGCAGACTGCACTTTTCTAACCAATTGTCGAAGTTCCTAAACATAATAGAAGAGGGCACACCATAAACCATTATTAAGAGATCGATGTTTTGAATAAAGCAAGAGGTGTGGGGCATTGCTAAAATGAAAAACCGTACTCACTATCAGCACAGATTCTGAGAGTTAACAAGACAAATCCAGCAATGCTATCCTTATCGTCAAGCAAATTTAATAGAGAACAACGAGGTGGAGTTCATCGATGATACTTAAAAAAAGGTATTTAAGTCTTAAGTCAAGGTGCTAGATTTAGGCTAAGTTTGTAGCATTTAAAAGATGTCAGGACATCCTTGATGCACTTGGATAAGTTTTCGATGTTTTGGGGTGTTCTAGGAAAACATTACCGGAGAAGAAATTATACGAGGAACTGTGAATGTGTATGTTTGTGTTATGTGTATGTTTGTGTTATAGGAGAACTGACCTGACGATCAAAGTCAACCTCTCGAAGTGAGTAAATCTCATTGGTAATGTCAAGATCCTTGTTAACTAGGCCATCGAACCATCTAGTTACAACAGCCATATTTGTGTAATCCTGTGAAGCAAGAAAACTGCAATATATAGTCATCCCTGATAAACATGCGAcagaaatattatattatacttattCAAAACATGATAGTCGACAAAGCATACATGAGTAGAGGCTGTCGAGCCCATCAGAAATAAACAGAACTCTTTACAAGTCAAGATGTGAACTGGAAAGATTAGGAAACACACATTTGGGCTATAAATATGTAGAAATAAGTagattttgcataaaaaatgCATGAAGGATTCCAATGGGTAtcatgaaaatattaacaGTTTTATATGTGCTTATTTCTACATTATGATAATAAGAATCAAATGTTGGGGGATCCTttaacttttcatattttcaaacaatttttatgAAGCTAACAGGGACTGACTCATATTGATTCAtacctcttcttcttcttcctcctctgaAACTTCTTCTTCTGACACTTCATCGTTGTCAATTGCCAATTCTGCACCTGATAATTCTTGAAACTTAGTCAGATCTCCATCTTTTATTGCCTGAATTAAGCCATCCATTAATTCAACCTCAACTCCACGTAGCAGTTTCCCTACCATTTCCATCAGCCGTAATATTAGcttaaatttacaaaaaaaaatgatcgaGAAATTTGAGATGAAGCAGGTGAAAATACGTTCTAGCGACAACGGAAATCATCTAAGGTTCACCACCTTACGAGAAATTAACAATATTGAGCATGGACACAAAGTGGTACataaatagttttataaatCCATTAGACCACAAACTGAACTATTTTCCCAATTATTGTACTAAGCATTGATTAAACATTCTTCCAGGAATGCTTtagtttttaatcaaaagaAGCTTATTGTATCAAttagaaatgaattaaaagaAGCTTCTTTGTATCACTGAGAAATGAATTGAAAGAAGCTTAGTGAATCACTAACAAATCTTTAACTTCTTTCTCAcctatataattatattgtcgGCGCTTTCCTTCCCGAACATCAGAACCAAGTCTCTGAgacaaaaaatcaaacatcttATCTTCATCAACACACCAAACCAAATTAAACGAAAATTGAGCAAAAAAAAGTAACTCAATCAGATAAATGAATCAACCACCAATAACAACAGAAAAAAAAGGCGCTAATTTATCACCTTCACTaccataattgcctcaaacaCCTCTTGCTCAAGTTCAGCCACTCTGCCAAAACAGACGCGAAAAAGAAGAGgataaaatgaatgaaaacGGAACGAAACGCTTATCTTAAcctatgaaaattgaaaactaaataGTTCAACGAAAttcgaaaaagaaaaagcgGATTCACCTGACAATGCGCTTGATTTGAGACGGAGAGAAGTTGGCTAGGTCCATCCCCCAGCGAACGGCGCGCCTCGCCTCCCGTTTTCTCTCGTTCCGACTCTTCTTCACATCGCCGCCATCGGATAATTCGTCGCCGCTGTCATTAGCGTCGGAGAAAGGAGGAGAATCGCGCAATTTCAGAGCTCGCGCGCGGGAATGAAATTGGCGGCAtgtggaggaggagaagagTGTGGAGAAAGGAAGAATTGTGGTGGCGCGATCCGGAGCTGATTGGAAGCTGAGAAGCTGCGACACGGCGGAGCGGCGGAAGCGCCACCGTGGCAAGTGAAAAAGCGGCCGCAGCAGGTGCGCCATTTTCCGGTGCGGTGGTTTCACTGAAACAAAATGGGGCTTTTGtgtgaaattatgaaaatttaaattcatacccaaaattctttaatattcaaattaaggtccaaaatttataaatattcaacatcCTGCTcaaaacttttaaatatttaaattcataaaattagagATGCCCATGGTTCAGGAACCGACGATTACatttcggaaccgccggttccggtttagaaaattgttgaaccgaaatcgaaccgccggtttcggttcgaaattttttgaacctgaaccgaatcACGATTcaaaaatcgacggtttcAGTTTCGattttaaccgccggttcgatAAACCTTGAGCAGGCCTACCCAAAATCCGGTGCGGTGGTTTCACAGGAgaattcttcttttgttctaGGGTTGTAATTGCATTTCATCTTAATGAAGAAGAATATATTTGTTCCCACTTAGGGAGTGACGCATAAGCATTATGCGCCACTACAAATGAAACGCATAACACTGAAGGCTTATGCATCACTCCCTGAGTAGGAACAAATCTATTCTTCTTCATTAAGATGGAATGCAATTACACCCCtagaacaaaagaagaattcTCCCGTGatttcactgaaatgaaatgGGGCTTTTGtgtgaaattatgaaaattaaggCCCAGTTATCTATGGGCCTTTTGTGggcttatatttataaaaaaaataataaggcCCATTTTTGGGTTTATATTAATCAGTGATAAACCTCACAAATTTTGGAGTCGCAATCCCTAAAACCCTTTCTTCCAATTTCAGCGCTGCACACTCACCTCCAATGGGGAAATTCGTGTTCGAGCCCCCCAGCGATGAGGAAATCGACCCCAGCAGCGGCAGCGAGTCCGAAGAAGAAGCTGAAGAGGAGGTTGAAGTTTCCGACGACGAAGAAGTGGTACGGAAAAGTAAGAAAACTCAGTCGCCTTGGGATTTCTCCTCCTACACTGAATCGATTGCCGAAGAGCACGCGCGGAGGAGCACAACTTCGATAgactacaaaattagtaaagctCTCGAGCGGCGCCCCATCGCCGCCGCGGAAGAAGCTGAATCCGAGGAGCGGTCGGATTCCGAAATCGAGATCCAGGTAGTGCTTTCGTTTTATTGATGTTGAGCTGGAAATGCAAAATTGGGAACTGATTGAGTTTTGTGGTTGGTTTTCTGGTGCAGGACGGTTATAGGTCTGAAGAGGAGGAGGGCGAAGATGCCCCAACGACAAGTGGAAATGCTGAAAAATCGTTCTTTTCGTCCGCCGATGGTGTGACCTTCAAGGCTAACTCATTTATGGAACTTCATCTCTCGAGGCCATTGCTTCTGGCGTGTGAAGAATTGGGTTATGTAAAGCCCACTCCCATTCAGGTATTCAAAAGACAATGCCTTCAATTTTGGTTACTTGATTTTATGTCATAATCAGCCAATTCATTAATGGATTGTTTCTTCTCTGTGTGGTAGGCCGCGTGTATACCTTTGGCCTTAAGTGGACGTGATATATGCGGGAGTGCTATTACTGGATCCGGGAAggtatttctattttgtattgCACGATAGCTACtgtataaatttgatttgtttctcCCTTAAATTCATTCCCTTACTGAAAAGACGAAATTCTGAACTCCTTATATCTTAATATTAGCTTCTCGTTCTTTAGTTTTGTATCAATTTCACAGACGAACATATTCTGACTGTTGTCTTTATAAttgatgaataaatatttttaatcatattcaGACAGCTGCTTTTGCCTTACCAACCCTGGAGAGGCTTTTGTTCCGGCCAAAGAATAGACCAGCTGTTAGAGTTCTAATTCTTACCCCTACAAGGGAGTTGGCTGTTCAGTAAGTTCTGCTTCATGTGGAGTTATCATTTGTTATCTTGGTCAAGATTTTGCTTCATGCTGTTAATTTTAGTGCTTTGCGTGAATTTGTAAACCCCCATTTACTTATCATCTCTCtgctattttttaatacgACGTagaagatgttattttgtgcaGTTTAAACATCACCTGATCAAACTTTAATGTATATCCAGttgttaaaattttcaaacattatagtgtaatttttttttattttttttaaagaattcatttttatcaattgatcaacaattgcatatgttctaATTTCCAGCACTAATTGTATCTTACTGTACATGTCATGCTGGAAATTTGATTATGGTGGACATGATTATCTATGATCTGCACTATGTTTTATTCAATATCCACAAGCAATCCCTTGAGTACAAACAACTATTTGTTCTTGTAAGGTCTCAGCAGACCAGTAGGAGTAATTTGCCATATAATTCTTATGACATGTCTAGAACCTGATTCTCAGCAAAATGAATTAGGTAAAGGGCTTGTGTGAACTATAATTTGCTTAATTCAATTGATTGTGTCGCTTGCTGAACTCATGTATTTGTAATCCTTGGCGCTGCCATGATTTTTGAGACTATCTCTAgcatttactactattattttgatatttaataTGAGTTTGATTCTCCCTTTGATTCTTTTTATCCTAGGTTTCATTCATTGTAGTTCTTGACTAAGTATATTACTTATTTTTCAGGATTGATAGCATGATTAAGACACTTGCTAAGCATGTACCGAGCATCAGAAGTTGCGTGATTGTTGGTGGTGTTTCGACAAAGGTATGCTTACTGCACCCTTTGTTTTCTCGTCAAGATGAAGAACTAAACCTGCAGGAGACCTGAGATTTAACACGATGTGCAAttcatattgcatttttatgtGTATGACTCTTGTAGATTGCGGTTCTGCAATATGTAGTGGATTATAACCCTTGTATACTGTGGTTTGGCATTAACGCATCTTCAGAATGAAAAGCTAGCCTATGTATCATGCAATTAACCTCTACATAAATAATTCTTGTTTCATAATCTGTTGTTGGTGGTTCTGACAGTTAGTTGAACACTTACAGATAATTGAACGCCTATTCATGagacaaaatatttatgttgatACTGAGAATTGAGGAAATTACTGAAAGAACCATACtctattcttaattttttactcataATGATCCATCCTAAACTTATTACTTATCCTTGCCCATGAAAGAAGAATTGGACAAAAGTTATAGTAAGTCTTTGATGTAAGAACAGAAGAAATTCATTACAAATCTAGTGAATTCTCTGTAGCAAGTTGTGTCTCAGGAAGAGAACCTATCTTTGGAGTTTGTTCCCCTGAAATTGATGGTGATATGGTTATCACTTGatatatatgaaatgtttATTGTACGTGGTTGCTAGattctaaatttaattgtaatttaaatgtaatttcCTTCAAAACTGAATTACTGAAAGTTCTTTTGCTGCAGTTAATGTTAtgctttatttgttttttcacgacttatgtttgttttaaCTAATAGTGAATGATATTAGGTGCAAGAAGCAGCTTTAAGAACTTTGCCAGATATAGTTGTTGCAACTCCAGGGCGGATGATAGATCACTTGCGTAACTCTATGTCCGTACATCTGGATGAGCTCGCAGTTTTGATACTTGATGAAGCTGATCGGCTCCTTGAGCTTGGATTTAGTGctgaaattaataaagttgTTTTGAATGTTTTAAAACATGATGGATCTAAATACTAGCACCCTCTTGAATTCTTATCATTAACATGTCTGCTAATGCTGTTCCTTATCTAGAGTGTTTTGGGCTGAGTTTAAAAGCTCTCTCATAGAAGCTTTAAGTTGTTTTAAAGCTTATAAGTTCCTTCAAAGAACTAAACCTTCAACTGCTCCCAAAAGAAGATGCTAGTAACATATGAGGTTTTCTGAAGAAAGTAAGTGTGTCTCCAACTTTTAATGAAAACAATATCTTATTTACCAGAAACCTTTTCATGTTAGTCCCTGCAATGCAGCTTTGCAGTTATCAACATCTTATACTCAATCATCCTAATGTTTCAActataattttgaaagaagATCTTAAGTCGTATAAGCTTCAAAAACATTTTCTGGGTATAATGGCTTATGAACTCCTCAGATATGTTGATCAAATGGCCTCCTAAGGACCTAATCTAGAGAAGTTGTTTAATGATTGCTTGTTTATAATCCTAACGTTTTGGaattttatgtttgctttaGAATTGGCCCTATCTACCTGGTGGTTATTATAGTGATTAGATGAAAAGAAACTGTGACATCGTTCTTCGGGTTAAAACCAGCCAAATCAATCCCCCCCCCCTCCAATAATTGTATGTAGTCTGTTAGTTTGTATTGCTGGGTTTTGTAAGTGGGACTGCACACAAAAATAGGGTTCTCGTGGAATACTTattcacttaaaaaaaatttcatacaTGTTTCTCTAAGCTGCTCGTTTTTGTTAAAcattgttgttttcttttgtaggGCTGGCCAAGTCAATAATTTACTATTACAAGAATTTATAGTTCTGTTCTGAACTTATGATATAGACCACTTGATTACTTGTTACTGCCATTCAGGTAAAATTATGTTCTAAAAGTAGACAAACCATGTTATTCTCAGCAACCATGACTGAGAAAGTTGATGAGCTTGCCAATCTTTCCTTGAAAAAACCTGTACGCTTGTCAGCTGATCCAAGAGCAAAGCGACCAGCTGCATTAACTGAAGAGTGGGTCATTAGTAGTTCTACTTCAATATCTATGTTTCTTCCATTAAGACTTTTGCAGGCTGATTAAGAAATTTTACCCCTTTATAAGTAATCTAACTAAGTTTTATCTCCTACTCAGGGTAATTCGCATACGCCGAATGCGTGAAGGAAATCAGGAAGCAGTTCTTCTTTCCATATGCTCCAAGAGCTTTACATCTAGAGTGATTGTCTTCAGGTTTTCATCTCAAATCCCAATTTCTTGTGGGCAATAATCATGTTTTTAGTTTGCCCTTGTTGAGTTTTTATCTACTATAGTGTCTACAATGAAATGCCACTCAATAATGAGGGATTAatttgctcttatttaagCGGGCTAGTTGAAATATAGAATGTAACTGCAATCAGtgcattttaaaatga harbors:
- the LOC125222091 gene encoding thaumatin-like protein 1b, with the protein product MGKLYFHIIFLILSNSFIAEVYSSATFTFVNKCKFTVWPGILSNAGISQLPTTGFALQTGESRIITAPSAWGGRFWGRTHCSEDPSGKFTCLTGDCGSGKLECAGGNAATPATLAEFTLDGDAGKDFYDLSLVDGYNLPILVAPQGGSGANCSKAECGADLNGDCPAELRVASAGGERIACRSACDAFGGDQYCCSGAYGTPAACRPSQYAQTFKRACPQAYSYAYDDLTSTFTCAGADYIISFCPSPNTSQKSSSESTAAAGGSNTAFDGNMVYEGALEVSSAPSTYGHVVGGAVAVVAAMWRLSYRN
- the LOC125222092 gene encoding UPF0307 protein plu4061 is translated as MAHLLRPLFHLPRWRFRRSAVSQLLSFQSAPDRATTILPFSTLFSSSTCRQFHSRARALKLRDSPPFSDANDSGDELSDGGDVKKSRNERKREARRAVRWGMDLANFSPSQIKRIVRVAELEQEVFEAIMVVKRLGSDVREGKRRQYNYIGKLLRGVEVELMDGLIQAIKDGDLTKFQELSGAELAIDNDEVSEEEVSEEEEEEEDYTNMAVVTRWFDGLVNKDLDITNEIYSLREVDFDRQELRQLVRKVQSASAQNAEERVEADTNARRSLTRFLRGLADQLPDE
- the LOC125222722 gene encoding DEAD-box ATP-dependent RNA helicase 28, with the translated sequence MGKFVFEPPSDEEIDPSSGSESEEEAEEEVEVSDDEEVVRKSKKTQSPWDFSSYTESIAEEHARRSTTSIDYKISKALERRPIAAAEEAESEERSDSEIEIQDGYRSEEEEGEDAPTTSGNAEKSFFSSADGVTFKANSFMELHLSRPLLLACEELGYVKPTPIQAACIPLALSGRDICGSAITGSGKTAAFALPTLERLLFRPKNRPAVRVLILTPTRELAVQIDSMIKTLAKHVPSIRSCVIVGGVSTKVQEAALRTLPDIVVATPGRMIDHLRNSMSVHLDELAVLILDEADRLLELGFSAEINKVVKLCSKSRQTMLFSATMTEKVDELANLSLKKPVRLSADPRAKRPAALTEEVIRIRRMREGNQEAVLLSICSKSFTSRVIVFSGTKKAAHRLKILFGLAGFKAAELHGDLTQAQRMDALDLFRKQEVDFLIATDVAARGLDIVGVRTVINFACPHHITSYVHRVGRTARAGKEGHAVTFVTDEDRSLLNAIVKRVGSRMRKRTVAEKSIKKWSEIIEQMEDQVASVLREEREEMALRKAEMEVTKAENMIAHRDEIYARPKRTWFVTEKEKKLAAKALKEASDNGKGSGRSTISAEQAEELKLKEKRKREREKNLPRKKRRKLEAAREMLEDEDVVKGGEKKDKEKKDKEKNGISLVDVAYRRAKAVKAASKAVQAGKIVKKHVKNPKHPTQSRTDEMQELFQDDMSEKKQNRALKGGLKKKSSFKSKSRYKRR